CGATTACATTAATTCTGAACCTTTATTCTGAAATATCTGTTCTAACATGTGTAATTCTTCCGTGGAAGTAGAATATACTTCATTCATCTTAAATCCAATAAAGTTAAAAGTAGAGCGGTCATCTGAAGTGATAATCCATATTGAAAGAGATCAATCAAGTTTCTGAAAACTTTCATTAAACAATCAGTGCTAAAATTAGACCAAGAACGATTGATTACTGGCCAGATTATCGTGCTCAACCAAACCACAAGCGGATTAACTGTAACGTCTTGCAGGAGAAGTGTAGGTTTTCTTGTTGAGAGGTTTTCTGTGGAAGAAGATAAGGAACGCGCAGACTTACAACATTCGTTACCAAGGCGCTCTCTAGCGACACAAATCTCAATAAAGGGAACGTCTTTCGAGACGGAACCTAGTACCATCAGTAGCATATCCAGCTTCCTTTGAAAGAAAAATCTCAAAAGAAAAGGCGCAGTGTAGAACATCCGTCACTTTGAGAACAGTTAACCGTTTGACAGTTTGGTAAGTGTTGCAGAATTCTTTTGGTTTCAGTTTGATAActtaaatgcaattattttgttgGAGTCTTATGGCCCAATGTCATGTTGTTTCTAAACCATTAAACGTTTTTGggttatacttaaaataaaaggaCAGAGTATTTCAATGCTATCACACTTTGCAAAATTTTTAGCATAATTCTTATGGGGTGAAAAATCACTGCATATTATACCTCATTGTTTTAGAATACAAGAGATATGAAACGTTTGAAATTGTCTACCTCTAGCAATTGATTGCATGAATCCAAAATtccagttttatttcaatattgagTCAGTAAACATTGTAAGATTTTCTTACATTCTTTGCAACTAGTTGGCTTCGCGAAACACATAATATGCTATGTTTGTCAATAATGGTAAACTTAACTTCGTGAgctttttataactttttaggGCTAATACATAAGCCAAATTAAATACTAATAGTCACATTACTGCTTCGTAGTCCAACTTtcaatattcagttattttaatcttcatttcaaataaaataactttgtacGAATTTACAGAAACACTAAAAGGCTGTCTGACGACTTCTTCACTTTTGAAATACAGACCAGAGACAAGTCAACCTGTCAGTAGCACCCTACCACCCACTATCTGTTTATTCTAAGGTACACTCTGTTACTTCTGAGAAGTACTAATAGTTGACGTACATAAAAGATTTTGCGGTATCAGTTCGCGAGTAAGCATaacttcttaaataaaacaaactgttaaaataccAAGTACATTAATGACTTGGTCACTTCATGTGACTGAAAGGTAACTTTGAGGGTTGGTAATTTTAAACAGCTTCCGAAACCTATGTGGGCAGAGGGCACTAAACTCATTGTAGAGTTTTTGTTCGTTTATttgatgaatttcgcgcaaagctacacgagggctttgtttgtttatttgtttcttatattaaacacaaagctgaacaatgagctatctatgttctgcccaccacggataccGAAATCCGGTTACTAGCGCTGTGAGTCCGCAcatataccgctgtgctactggaaggctacacaagggctagctatgctaactgtccctaatttagcattgtaataatagagaaaagacagctagtcatgttgaaacaccgccaacttttggctaGTCTTTAACcgacgaaaaatgggattgaccgtcacttacaACGCTCTCGCAGTTGAAAGGTTGAccatgttttggtgtgatgggaattcaaccAGGGACCAagatattacgagtcgagcgtcataATAATCTGGTCATGCCAGGTACTAGGTTTCtgattaataagaaaaatatcaaaacttattatatttttattaataaaaccttTCTCCTATAACCACGTCTTAAGAGGAAGGGCAAAGTGGATTCATCGCACTTTCAATCAATTAATAAACTTGATGGATTTGGGATAATTATTCGACagagaatatttaaatcaaatttaaatgatatacacatgacagaaataacaaataatatttctctaatttataaaattctccttaaaaataaataacggtCACATAAAAAAACTAGCAAGAAGACCAATCTTAACAATAACTACATATTTCTCAacataattaattagaaaataacattttgcaaAAATAGTCGAATTAATTGcagataatttatctttattgttttcagAAGAGTTAAAGACATAGTATGGTGAGACGAAAGCCCCCAATTGGGATTGTAATTCTATCATGCATTATAATTTGGCATTTGAACGGGTGTGACGTAGAATGTGATGAAACTGCTCTACGAGAGTCTTATCCAACTAAACTTCAGAAAGAAGACGAAACGTTGGTCAGATATAAAATTCCTGATTATCGATCAAATTACTACAAAAAACAACCTGATGACAGATCCAATTCAGCAGGAGATAAAAGAATTCCAAACCAACTGCGAGAATATGGTTATATTTCAAGTTTAGGACAAAGAAGACAAGTAAGAGTTCCAAAACTTGATgaaaatgaaggaaaacaaaTATCCCACGAATCCAATAAGAAGCCTGAGCAAAGATATTCAGAAAAGAGAATGTTGATTTACTATGGAAGGATTGGAAGACTTGGTTGTAGAAGTAAATTATTACCAAACGTAGGAACTTCCACGTGTGAAACAGGAAATTCTCAAAATCGTAGGAATACTgagaaaaataatgaaaggaaAATTTTGGGAAGTCAAAGAATAATTAACAGACGTAACTCTAAACACACAGCTATTAATGATTCTGAATTTTCTAATAGCAAtcaattatatagaaaaaatatggaaaacaaatcGAATTCCATAAGAAGTGTGCAAGAAACTAGAGCTTCAGGAAACCGACGTGCTGTTAATACAGTCGTAGAAAACCGAAGAACGCAACAGCAATATAATTCTGAAAGTGGAAATTTGGAAAATCGAAGACAATTATCTGAAGACTTGTTTCTGGGAGGCAGAAGAATAATGGACAGGATGAATTTTAATAGTGAACACTGGAAAGAAACGGAAATTAATGATTCTCAGACGCAAATATTGTATCAGGACACATCAAACGAAAACCACGACTTTCAAACTGAGACTTTCAAGAACCTTAAAAGAACCAAAACGTCTGACTCTGGCAGGCAGACATTGAATAGCATCAGATCAAATGATAGACGTGTTTCTCAAAGTAGAAGGTTGAACAGCCggagaacaaacaaaaaaggtgttgtggagacacaaacaGGTGAACATCACAGAACATTTGAAAGACGAGAACATGAAACTACGACTGtagaaaatattagaataaaaacgaTGGATGAGTCTGAAATGAATAAGCTAGAATTCATTAGGTCAAATAAGAGACGTGTTTCTCAAACTATAACTTCAGAAGACCAAAGAAATAACAAACTAAGCATTTCTGAAAGACACACTGAAGAACACCACAGAACACTCGACAGACGCGGATCTGAAGCTACGAATAtaagaaacatgaaaacaaacaagaTGCATGACTCAGAAGGTGAAACATCGGAaatcactcgtacaagttacagaCGTATTTCTCATAGCAGAACTATGGAATATCGAAGAACAAGTGAGAGGCGTATTATGCAGAGACAAACAGCAGAACGGTATAGGACACTCGAGAGACGTGAGACTGAAACAAGAACTTTACGAAACATGAGAGCAAACAACATTCATGGTTCTGAAAGGCTAACATTAGAATTCAGTAGGTTAAATGAAAGACGTGTTTTCCAAATTATAACTTCGGCAGACGAAAGAAAACGCGACCTAAATGTTCCTGAAAGAGAAATTAAGGGACATCGCAGAACATTCCTAAGATGCGAATTTCAAACTAGAAGTTCCGAAAACTTAAGAACAAATAGGATCTACGATTCTGTAGGGCAAATAACGGAATTAAGCCCGTCAAATGACAGACGTGCTTCTCGAAGTAGAACCATGGAAAACCGAAGAAGCAGCGAGAGACTTATTGTGGACAGACAAGCAGGGGAATACCTCAAAACACTTGAAGAACGCGATTATCAAAAGGATAGTTTAGAAGCTTTGAAAAGAAATAAGATTTGCGTTACTGAAAGACATAATTTCGACGCCAGTAGGTTAAATGATAGGCGTGTTTTACAGATTAGAACTTCGAAAATTCAAAGAAGAAACGTTCTTGGGGTTTCAGAAAGAGAAACGGGGAACGTCGACAACCACTTGAAAGATTCGAGACTGAGACTAGGACTGTGGGATCtataagaagaaataaaaggAATGGTTCAGAAAAGCAAGTATTAGGTTACAGTAGGACAAATGAGAGACGTGTTTCTCAAGTTAGAGGTGGAGAAAACCAAAGAATCAAAAGATGCATGATACACTACAA
This sequence is a window from Tachypleus tridentatus isolate NWPU-2018 chromosome 5, ASM421037v1, whole genome shotgun sequence. Protein-coding genes within it:
- the LOC143251269 gene encoding uncharacterized protein LOC143251269, which codes for MVRRKPPIGIVILSCIIIWHLNGCDVECDETALRESYPTKLQKEDETLVRYKIPDYRSNYYKKQPDDRSNSAGDKRIPNQLREYGYISSLGQRRQVRVPKLDENEGKQISHESNKKPEQRYSEKRMLIYYGRIGRLGCRSKLLPNVGTSTCETGNSQNRRNTEKNNERKILGSQRIINRRNSKHTAINDSEFSNSNQLYRKNMENKSNSIRSVQETRASGNRRAVNTVVENRRTQQQYNSESGNLENRRQLSEDLFLGGRRIMDRMNFNSEHWKETEINDSQTQILYQDTSNENHDFQTETFKNLKRTKTSDSGRQTLNSIRSNDRRVSQSRRLNSRRTNKKGVVETQTGEHHRTFERREHETTTVENIRIKTMDESEMNKLEFIRSNKRRVSQTITSEDQRNNKLSISERHTEEHHRTLDRRGSEATNIRNMKTNKMHDSEGETSEITRTSYRRISHSRTMEYRRTSERRIMQRQTAERYRTLERRETETRTLRNMRANNIHGSERLTLEFSRLNERRVFQIITSADERKRDLNVPEREIKGHRRTFLRCEFQTRSSENLRTNRIYDSVGQITELSPSNDRRASRSRTMENRRSSERLIVDRQAGEYLKTLEERDYQKDSLEALKRNKICVTERHNFDASRLNDRRVLQIRTSKIQRRNVLGVSERETGNVDNHLKDSRLRLGLWDL